A region of Candidatus Margulisiibacteriota bacterium DNA encodes the following proteins:
- a CDS encoding sigma-70 family RNA polymerase sigma factor, which translates to MNTEVLFEEASSPNDILEILKDTHVDLGEITNEADTTVEVDQPDEEESKDIDIEEEVLQEESNKGAKYDSIKMYLKEIGRIKLLKTEEEFNIAQRIQENNDDEARKILIRSNLRLVVSIAKRYNGRGLSFLDLIQEGNIGLMKAVDKYDYTKGYKFSTYATWWIRQAITRAIADQSRSIRLPVHVVETLNKLKKISKMFMQEYKRKPTDEELAQHSELSVIKVQELAKIAQLPISLETPIGDDDSNSLSDIVESEAEKNPEERVLSDLLREDLEAVLQTFLTEREQMVLRLRFGLHDGMPRTLEEVGQVYNVTRERIRQIEAKALDKLRQQTRDGHMMSYLR; encoded by the coding sequence ATGAATACAGAAGTTTTATTTGAGGAAGCATCTTCCCCTAATGATATTTTAGAAATCTTGAAAGATACTCATGTTGATTTGGGAGAAATTACCAATGAGGCAGATACTACTGTGGAAGTTGACCAGCCAGACGAAGAAGAATCCAAGGACATTGATATTGAAGAAGAAGTTTTGCAAGAGGAAAGCAACAAGGGCGCAAAATACGATTCTATAAAAATGTATTTAAAAGAAATTGGAAGAATAAAACTTCTTAAAACAGAAGAAGAGTTTAATATTGCACAGAGAATTCAAGAAAACAATGATGATGAAGCAAGAAAAATTTTAATTAGATCCAATTTGCGATTGGTAGTTAGTATTGCTAAAAGATATAACGGAAGAGGGCTTTCTTTCCTTGATTTGATACAAGAAGGCAACATCGGATTAATGAAAGCTGTTGATAAATATGATTATACTAAAGGGTACAAGTTTTCTACTTATGCTACATGGTGGATAAGACAAGCTATCACGAGAGCAATTGCCGATCAATCAAGATCAATTAGACTTCCAGTGCATGTTGTGGAGACGCTTAATAAACTGAAAAAAATATCAAAAATGTTCATGCAAGAATATAAACGGAAACCAACAGATGAAGAATTAGCTCAGCATAGTGAGTTGTCGGTTATTAAAGTCCAAGAGTTAGCTAAAATCGCACAGTTACCAATTTCTTTGGAAACTCCTATCGGGGATGATGACAGTAATAGTCTTTCGGATATTGTAGAAAGTGAAGCAGAAAAAAATCCGGAAGAGAGAGTTCTTTCTGATTTGCTTAGAGAAGATTTAGAGGCTGTTCTACAAACTTTTCTTACAGAAAGAGAGCAAATGGTTCTTCGTTTAAGATTTGGATTACATGATGGCATGCCAAGAACGCTTGAAGAAGTTGGTCAGGTTTACAATGTTACAAGGGAGCGAATCAGACAAATAGAAGCTAAAGCTTTAGACAAGCTTAGACAACAGACCAGAGATGGGCACATGATGTCTTATCTCAGGTGA
- a CDS encoding M20/M25/M40 family metallo-hydrolase, translated as MVNSKRLVKTFIDLVKIDSESGNEKKVSKYLQKILCDLGLDVALDKKGNIYAISHGKLSGPSLLFSAHMDTVTPGNGIEPVIKGDRISSRGDTILGGDDKSGIAEILEMLYVIKEKKLDTTSIVVIFSVEEEIGLKGAKALQPIQVDYGFVLDTGGEIGTVIVKAPNHYSFEAKVIGRSAHAGMEPEKGINAIVVASKAISKCKIGRIDEETVANIGMIEGGKATNIVPDEVIVKGEARSQSKKKVKNMVKDIQLSFKKACKKAGADLEFIARKDYGYFDVSKEKELLKVCKKAAQSLGVQHVEQASGGGSDANIFNKMGIPTVVLSTGMNKVHTCEEEIKISDMVTATEYILSIVKKIKD; from the coding sequence ATGGTTAATTCTAAGAGATTGGTTAAAACTTTTATTGATTTAGTAAAGATTGATAGTGAATCAGGAAATGAAAAAAAGGTTAGTAAGTATCTTCAGAAAATACTTTGTGATCTTGGACTAGATGTTGCTTTGGATAAAAAAGGTAACATTTATGCAATTTCTCATGGCAAATTATCAGGTCCATCTCTTTTGTTTTCTGCACACATGGATACTGTTACTCCAGGTAATGGGATTGAGCCTGTTATTAAGGGAGATAGGATTTCTTCCAGAGGTGATACTATCCTTGGTGGTGACGATAAGTCTGGAATAGCTGAGATTTTAGAGATGTTATATGTAATTAAAGAAAAGAAGCTTGATACGACCTCGATTGTAGTAATTTTTTCAGTTGAAGAAGAAATAGGTTTAAAGGGAGCAAAAGCTTTACAGCCGATTCAAGTTGATTATGGTTTTGTTCTGGACACTGGCGGAGAGATTGGCACAGTTATAGTAAAAGCTCCAAATCATTATAGCTTTGAAGCAAAGGTGATAGGTAGGAGTGCTCACGCAGGTATGGAGCCAGAAAAAGGTATTAATGCCATAGTTGTAGCGTCTAAAGCTATTTCAAAGTGTAAAATTGGGAGAATTGATGAGGAGACAGTTGCCAACATTGGAATGATTGAAGGAGGCAAAGCCACTAACATTGTTCCGGATGAGGTTATTGTTAAAGGTGAGGCTCGTAGTCAGTCAAAGAAAAAGGTAAAGAACATGGTTAAGGATATTCAATTATCTTTTAAGAAAGCATGCAAAAAAGCAGGTGCTGACCTGGAGTTTATAGCGCGTAAGGACTATGGTTATTTTGATGTTTCGAAGGAGAAAGAACTGCTTAAAGTTTGCAAAAAAGCAGCCCAAAGTCTTGGTGTTCAACACGTAGAACAAGCTTCTGGTGGTGGAAGTGATGCTAATATTTTCAACAAGATGGGTATCCCAACTGTTGTTTTAAGTACTGGCATGAACAAGGTTCATACTTGTGAGGAAGAAATCAAAATCTCAGACATGGTTACGGCCACTGAATATATTTTGTCTATTGTGAAAAAGATCAAAGACTAA
- the dnaG gene encoding DNA primase: MVDENSLELIKERTDIVEIVGQYVKLRKRGLNFLGLCPFHNEKTPSFVVSPDKKIFHCFGCGTGGNVFSFLMKIDGLSFIDTVKLLAEKSGIELNDDQMMNFEKDDRENGFALLSKIKDAYHQQLDHEEAKNYIKDRGLDKETIDNFQLGYSSKANCDELLGFDVKDIKDDLLDIGIGIDSKGKIKDRFYKRFMFPIIDLQGRTLGFGGRIISGEGAKYVNSPETRFYSKSNVLYGLNMAKKYIRENNGQLILVEGYMDAISVFQSGIKNIAAALGTAVTPQQFNLIKRFVKLLYMCFDNDDAGKNAMYRVNDVLQDPEVEVKVIGLKDCKDPDDFIKKYGLDSFRKQMIEAITYKEFLIDHSIKVHGHSMESSKMAVEDKSRVLKELKSILRFENDIIKNVYIAMIASKLNIDLDQVKGYFFTYNTLSISKKKDYKIDKGSKDKFFKLEEDVLSILLSHVSLRNEFLGNFSVDDFIDMEHKKIFALIVNNPEKDVQYLCDLVAGHKIVSICMKINFANPQLFLQEAVESLKKRNNREKVADLKKQIIELEKIGDFDKLMCLNQQLSELIKNK; this comes from the coding sequence ATGGTTGATGAGAATTCATTAGAACTTATCAAAGAAAGAACGGATATCGTAGAGATTGTTGGACAATATGTAAAACTTCGCAAAAGAGGTTTGAATTTTTTGGGTCTTTGCCCCTTTCATAATGAAAAAACCCCTTCGTTTGTAGTGAGTCCAGATAAAAAAATATTTCACTGCTTTGGTTGCGGGACAGGTGGCAATGTTTTTTCTTTTTTAATGAAAATAGACGGACTTAGTTTTATTGATACTGTTAAGTTATTGGCTGAAAAATCAGGCATTGAATTAAATGATGACCAGATGATGAATTTCGAAAAGGATGATCGAGAAAACGGATTCGCTTTATTAAGCAAGATTAAGGATGCTTATCATCAACAATTGGATCATGAAGAAGCAAAAAATTATATCAAAGATAGAGGATTGGATAAAGAAACAATAGACAATTTTCAGTTAGGTTATTCTTCAAAAGCTAATTGTGATGAGCTGCTAGGGTTTGACGTCAAAGATATTAAAGATGATTTGTTAGATATTGGGATTGGCATTGATTCTAAAGGAAAAATTAAGGATAGATTCTATAAGAGGTTTATGTTCCCAATAATAGATTTACAGGGCAGGACTTTAGGTTTTGGAGGAAGGATTATTTCAGGCGAAGGTGCTAAGTATGTTAATTCTCCAGAAACAAGGTTTTATAGTAAAAGTAACGTTCTTTATGGCCTTAATATGGCTAAAAAATATATCCGAGAAAATAATGGTCAATTAATCCTTGTTGAAGGATATATGGATGCTATAAGTGTTTTTCAGTCTGGAATAAAAAATATTGCAGCAGCCCTTGGCACTGCGGTAACCCCTCAGCAGTTTAATTTGATTAAACGTTTCGTGAAATTATTGTACATGTGTTTTGATAATGATGATGCAGGAAAAAACGCTATGTATCGAGTGAATGATGTTCTTCAAGACCCAGAAGTTGAGGTTAAAGTGATTGGGTTGAAAGATTGTAAGGATCCCGATGACTTTATTAAGAAATATGGGCTGGATAGTTTTAGAAAACAAATGATTGAGGCGATAACTTATAAAGAGTTTTTAATTGACCATTCAATAAAAGTTCATGGACACAGCATGGAATCATCGAAGATGGCAGTTGAAGATAAATCAAGGGTATTAAAAGAGCTTAAGTCTATTTTGCGTTTTGAAAATGATATCATTAAAAACGTTTATATTGCTATGATTGCGAGTAAGCTGAATATCGACCTTGACCAAGTAAAAGGTTACTTTTTTACTTATAACACTCTTTCAATTTCTAAAAAGAAAGATTATAAAATAGATAAAGGATCAAAAGACAAGTTCTTTAAATTAGAAGAAGATGTCCTGTCTATCCTTTTAAGTCATGTTTCTTTAAGAAACGAATTTTTAGGTAATTTTTCAGTGGATGATTTTATAGATATGGAGCATAAAAAGATTTTTGCTTTGATTGTCAATAATCCAGAAAAAGACGTTCAGTATTTGTGCGATTTAGTTGCTGGACACAAGATTGTAAGTATTTGTATGAAAATAAATTTTGCTAACCCTCAGCTATTTTTACAGGAAGCAGTGGAGTCTTTAAAGAAGAGAAACAATAGAGAAAAGGTAGCTGATTTGAAAAAACAGATAATTGAACTTGAAAAAATTGGTGATTTTGATAAACTTATGTGTCTAAATCAGCAACTGTCGGAGTTGATCAAAAATAAATGA